The following proteins are co-located in the Oncorhynchus gorbuscha isolate QuinsamMale2020 ecotype Even-year linkage group LG22, OgorEven_v1.0, whole genome shotgun sequence genome:
- the LOC124009989 gene encoding retinoid isomerohydrolase has translation MVSRFEHPAGGYKKIFETVEELSEPVPATVTGRIPSFLKGSLLRLGPGLFEVGDEPFYHLFDGQALMHKFDFKNGQVTYFNKYVKTDAYVRAITEKRVVITEFGTFAYPDPCKNIFSRFFTYFKGVEVTDNCLVNVYPIGEDYYAVTETNYITKVNTDTLDTLKKVDLCNYVNINGVTAHPHIEKDGTVFNIGNCMGKGASLAYNVVRIPPTQKDKSDPIEKSKVVVQFPSAERFKPSYVHSFGMSENYFVFVETPVKINLLKFLSAWSIRGSNYMDCFESNEVLGTLFHIARKDIGGGQGEYIDHKFRAAPINLFHHINTYEDNGFIVADVCTWKGFEFVYNYLWLANLRSNWEEVKKAAMMAPQPEVRRYVIPLDIHREEQGKNLICLPYTTATAVMRTDGTIWLEPEVLFSGPRQAFEFPQINYEKHGGKNYSYAYALGLNHFIPDRIIKLNVKTKETWVWQEPDSYPSEPLFVQTPDGVDEDDGVLLTVVVSPGAQKSGYMLILNAKDMSEIARAEVECPIPVTFHGMYKK, from the exons ATGGTCAGCCG ATTTGAGCACCCTGCTGGTGGCTACAAGAAGATCTTTGAGACAGTTGAGGAGTTATCAGAGCCTGTCCCTGCAACAGTTACAG GTAGGATTCCTTCATTTCTGAAGGGAAGTCTTCTTCGTCTGGGCCCTGGCCTGTTTGAGGTTGGAGATGAGCCTTTCTACCACCTCTTCGATGGCCAGGCCCTCATGCACAAATTTGACTTCAAAAATGGCCAAGTCACCTACTTCAACAA GTATGTTAAAACAGATGCCTATGTGCGAGCCATTACAGAAAAGCGTGTGGTGATCACTGAATTTGGCACCTTCGCCTACCCAGATCCCTGCAAAAACATCTTCTCCAG GTTTTTCACTTACTTCAAGGGTGTTGAGGTGACAGACAATTGTCTGGTGAACGTTTACCCCATTGGTGAAGATTACTACGCCGTCACAGAAACCAATTACATCACTAAAGTCAACACTGACACGCTGGATACACTGAAGAAG GTGGACTTGTGCAACTACGTCAACATCAATGGAGTGACAGCCCACCCACACATTGAGAAAGACGGAACAGTGTTCAACATCGGAAACTGCATGGGGAAAGGAGCATCACTGGCCTACAACGTTGTCAGAATCCCACCCACTCAGAAAG ACAAGTCAGACCCCATTGAAAAGTCCAAGGTTGTGGTGCAGTTCCCCAGTGCCGAGAGGTTCAAGCCCTCCTATGTGCACAG CTTTGGCATGTCGGAGAACTACTTTGTCTTTGTGGAGACCCCTGTGAAAATCAACCTGTTGAAGTTCCTCAGTGCCTGGAGCATCCGAGGCTCCAACTACATGGACTGCTTCGAGTCCAACGAGGTTCTCGGG ACATTGTTCCACATCGCCAGAAAGGACAttggaggaggacaaggagaatACATTGACCATAAGTTCAGGGCCGCTCCCATCAACCTGTTCCATCACATCAACACTTATGAGGACAATGGTTTCATCGTGGCTGATGTGTGTACATGGAAAGG GTTTGAGTTTGTGTATAACTACCTTTGGCTGGCCAACCTGCGCTCCAACTGGGAGGAGGTGAAGAAGGCAGCCATGATGGCACCTCAGCCAGAGGTCAGGAGATACGTCATCCCACTGGACATCCACAGG GAGGAGCAGGGAAAGAACCTGATATGCCTGCCGTACACCACGGCCACAGCAGTGATGCGTACTGACGGGACCATCTGGCTGGAGCCTGAGGTGCTGTTCTCTGGTCCCCGCCAAGCCTTTGAGTTTCCTCAGATCAACTATGAGAAGCACGGTGGGAAGAACTACTCATATGCCTATGCCCTGGGCCTCAACCACTTCATTCCTGACAGG ATCATCAAGCTGAACGTGAAGACCAAGGAGACCTGGGTGTGGCAGGAGCCGGACTCCTACCCCTCAGAGCCTCTCTTTGTTCAGACCCCCGATGGCGTGGATGAGGATGATG GAGTTCTGTTGACCGTTGTAGTATCCCCCGGGGCCCAGAAGTCAGGGTacatgctgatcctcaacgcCAAGGACATGTCGGAGATCGCCAGGGCAGAGGTGGAATGCCCTATACCCGTCACCTTCCACGGAATGTACAAGAAATAA
- the LOC124010104 gene encoding RING finger protein 11-like has protein sequence MGNCLKSPTSDDISLLHESQSDRASYGEADPDLEPPPPYQEEAHMPVYHPTPSQARLASQLTEEEQVRIAQRIGLIQHLPRGVYDGGRDGSEKKIRECVICMMDFVYGDPIRFLPCMHIYHMDCIDDWLMRSFTCPSCMEPVDAALLSTYETN, from the exons ATGGGCAATTGTCTCAAATCGCCGACGTCCGACGATATATCTTTGCTTCACGAATCCCAGTCTGACAGAGCAAGTTATGGGGAGGCAGACCCAGATTTGGAGCCACCTCCGCCTTACCAG GAGGAGGCCCACATGCCGGTGTACCACCCCACCCCCAGCCAGGCCCGCCTGGCCAGCCAGCTGACTGAGGAGGAGCAGGTCCGTATCGCCCAGCGTATCGGCCTCATCCAGCACCTCCCCCGGGGTGTCTACGACGGAGGACGGGACGGCTCAGAGAAGAAAATCAGAGA GTGTGTGATATGTATGATGGACTTTGTGTACGGGGACCCCATCCGGTTTCTGCCCTGTATGCACATCTACCACATGGACTGTATAGACGACTGGCTGATGAGGTCCTTCACCTGTCCCTCCTGCATGGAGCCTGTGGACGCCGCCCTGCTCTCCACTTACGAGACCAACTGA